The genomic DNA TTCTGTTGTTCATCCTGTGATGCCTTATGCCCTCTTCCGCCTTTATTCCGGTACAGATGAGGAATGTATTCACTTCTGCAAGAATGCACGTACCTATAATAACAATCTTGCCTTTACCACTTTTGCTGCAAAATATGATagaaaaatgactaaaaattcTCAGGGAGTTTACACTTTCCGTGTCCAGGGTCAAATTTATCATCTTCTGAATAGTCTCACACCAAATGGCCACCCTCCTACTGGTATCCAGCTGTACTTTTATGATCAAGAGGAAGAATTGTCACAGAGACTCAATACTTCTCCAAGATTACGGGAGAGTACTCTTAAGCTTCTGATGGGTATTCTTGAGCAGAATCCTTATACCAAAGTTTTTAAGTCTTTAAGAGAGCTTCCTAATCTAGATAACCATAGCATATTTCTTAATTCCAACCCGGGCCTTGACCAACAGTTATATAATATGCCAACAGCTTCAGAAGTCGCTGCAATATGGACAGAGCATGATAGTGAAACCTTAGAAAAGGGCACCAACATACAGGTTTATAGTCATGCAAATACAAGCCATAGAATCCAACACTATTTTGCATGCTACGACTCTTTGCAGTACCCACTATTGTTTCCCAGAGGTGAATCTGGTTGGCACTATGGTATTCCAAGAAACACTACTGCTAATAAAAGAAAGAGGGAAGAAATTGATGATCACAGCCTTGTTGCTTTACCTAAGATAGGAAATGCTGTTGATTTTATTCAAAAGGAAAATGAAGGTAAGTTTTGCTAAATTCTGTTTTTCTTTGATTCCTGagtctttttaaaaaaaacactgAGGGTCttagcttttgtttttcttgttttagttGCTGAGGAGGGAAAGAAAAAACGGGAAACTGTTTCTGCTCGAGAGTATTATTGCTACAAATTGCAGATCAGAGATGATGACACCTCAATGCTCTTGCACACAAGGAGACTATTGCAGCAATTCTCTGTGGATATTTATGTTAAGATCGAGACTTCGATGCTTGAATTCcataggaaaaaataaaaa from Coffea eugenioides isolate CCC68of unplaced genomic scaffold, Ceug_1.0 ScVebR1_1656;HRSCAF=2543, whole genome shotgun sequence includes the following:
- the LOC113755705 gene encoding uncharacterized protein LOC113755705; amino-acid sequence: MQKRVNCFGKAEKIAPPEASTPVCNVPKSIRSSKNCSSSAKEPSTEQCLNSSVPEPCSSVPQPIPSNNELTDMFDGISTKLQSSLPVSTNQSTVPEVHDNSLVEEGTCIVNVAPSISSKHSSGQQIVVNTQLVNTGRQRRTKKTSFSCLKHIPTESLVLPDAPKCQHCGAYRFHLEPPNFCCSGGEVSVVHPVMPYALFRLYSGTDEECIHFCKNARTYNNNLAFTTFAAKYDRKMTKNSQGVYTFRVQGQIYHLLNSLTPNGHPPTGIQLYFYDQEEELSQRLNTSPRLRESTLKLLMGILEQNPYTKVFKSLRELPNLDNHSIFLNSNPGLDQQLYNMPTASEVAAIWTEHDSETLEKGTNIQVYSHANTSHRIQHYFACYDSLQYPLLFPRGESGWHYGIPRNTTANKRKREEIDDHSLVALPKIGNAVDFIQKENEVAEEGKKKRETVSAREYYCYKLQIRDDDTSMLLHTRRLLQQFSVDIY